AAATCCTTCTCCTCTTCCCTTTGGCTCAACGCGAAGCAAACAGTGTCCATATTGTCCGCGGCCTCCAGTTTGCCTGACATATTTCCCTTCTCCTTCTCCTTCTTTCTTAATAGTTTCTTTGAAAGCTACTTGTGGAGCTCCGGTTGTCGCAACAACATTAAATTCACGTTTCATACGGTCAACCAAGACTTCAAGCTGAAGTTCTCCCATTCCTGAAATAATTGTTTGCCCAGTTTCAGGATTGCTTTTTATATGGAAAGTTGGATCTTCGTCAGAAAGTTTTGAAAGTGCAATTCCCATTTTCTCTTGATCTGATTTTGTAGCAGGTTCAATTGCCAAAGACACCACTGGCTCAGGAAAAGTAATTGATTCCAAATGAAGTGGATGTGCTGGGTTTGTTATTGAGTCTCCTGTGGTTGTATCTTTAATTCCAACAACAGCAACAATTTCTCCAGCATAAGCTTCGTTAATAAGTTCTCTCTGGTCTGCATGCATTAAAACCAATTTTCCAATTCTCTCTCCTCGAGATTTTGTAACATTATAAACTTCATCTCCAGGTTTCAAGGTTCCTGAATAAATACGGACATAAACAAGTCGTCCAACATGTGGATCTGTAATAACTTTAAATGCAAGCCCTGAAAAAGGTTCACTGTTTTCTGGCTTTCTTTCTTCTTCCAAACCAGTTTTTGGATTAATTCCTTTGACAGGAGGGACATCGTTTGGAGAAGGTAAGTATTCAACAACTGCATCAAGTAAAAGTTGGACAGTTGCCATACGATTGTCTCCGCCCAAAATTGGGAAGAATTTTCCTTGTACTGTTCCTTTTCGAATAGCTCGTTTTATTTCAACTTCTGTAAGTTCTTGTCCTTCCAAGTATTTAGAAAGTACTTCATCATCAAACTCCGCAACAGCTTCAATAAGTTTTGTTCTAAATTCTTTTGCTTTGTCCATTAAATCTCCTGGGATTTCTTCTTCGGTAAGATCTTTATCTTCAATTCCTTTGTATGTGTAAGCTTTCATTTTAATAAGATCAACTGCTCCACGAAGCTCGTGTTCATTGCCTATTGGAATATTAATTGGGCTTGCGTTTGCTCCAAGTCTTTCATGAATGGATTTTATGCTTCCTTCAAAGTCAGCTCCAATTAAATTTAATTTATTAAGAATACAAACACGCGGCACGTTATATTTATTAGCTTGCCTCCAAACAGTTTCTGATTGTGATTCAACTCCAGTTCGTCCATCAAAAACCATTACAGCTCCATCAAGTACACGAAGCGATCGCTCTACTTCAGCCGTAAAATCAATATGTCCTGGAGTATCGATAATATTAATTCTGTATTTACCGCCCTCTACTGCACTCTTGAAATCTTTAATTCGCTCGCTTGGATCCCAAAAAGTTGTGATAGCAGCAGAAACTATTGTAATTCCTCGTTCTCTCTCTTGAGGCATCCAGTCAGTTGCTGTTGTTCCGTCAGTTACATCTCCTTTTTTGTAAACTCTGCCTGTTTCAAAAAGAATTGTTTCAGTAGTTGTAGTTTTTCCAGCGTCAATATGGGCAATAATCCCGATATTTCGGATTTTTTCCATTGGAAGATTACGATCAGTAGTCGTACTCATCACCATCGCTGCCTTTTTCTTTGTTGCTTGTACCTGTGCCATATCAAATTCTTCCTTCTTTCACTTCTGTACCGTACACTTTATCTTGTCTAATACTTACATTAACAACTAAATATCTATTAGTAGAACTACCTCTATTTCCAAATATAACACCATAAACTTCATTCAAAATTAAAGGTTTAACCACCACATCGGAATCTGGATAATCATCTTGTAAACTATCTAATACTCTAGATACATTCGGTTCATTCATTTTAGCAACCCAACCTGCTGCTTCTTCTTCGTCAGGATTTAGTCTTAAATTCTCAGCCATATACTTACCACTTGAAGTGAGCAAATGCTCTATTTGCTTCTGCCATATTTTCAACGTCTTTCTTTTTCTTCATTGCCATTCCTTCACCTTTATATGCATCCATTAATTCTGAAGCCATCTTTTCTCCAAAACTATGAAATTCAGTGTTTGATTTTGTACGAGCTACAGTCACAAGCCATCTTATTGCAAGAGTTTCTCGTCTTGTTCCTCGTACACTCATTGGGACTTGATAAGCAGCTCCTCCAATTCTTCTTGGTCGCACTTCCATGTTTGGAGAAATATTTTCCATAGCAGCGTGGAAAATTTTCATTGGATCCTCTTTTGTTTGTTCTTTAATAATTTCAAAAGCTTTATAAATTTGAGTTTGGGCAACACTTTTCTTTCCATCGCGCATTGAACGATTAATAAGTTTACTTACTAAAACGTCATTATAAATTGGATCAGGGTTAAGCTGTCGCACTCGCGCTTGCTGTCTTCGCATTGGCGGATCCTCCTTCCCTCTTTGTACCATATCGGCTTCTTGCAGTCTTTCGTCCAACAACTCCTGTTGTATCGTTTTTGCCTCGTACTATATGATATTTAACTCCTGGTAAATCTTTGACACGGCCTCCGCGAACTAAAACAATTGCATGTTCTGCAAGCTCATGTCCTTCACCCATAATATAAGCTGTAACTTCTTGTTTATTTGAAAGTCGAACTCTTGCCACTTTTCTAAGAGCTGAATTTGGTTTCTTTGGAGTCATTGTACGCACAGATAGCACCACTCCTCTTTTGAAAGGAGAAGACTCTCTTTTAAATTTTCTGTCCTTTGCATTAAACCACCATTTTAAAGACGTTGCCTTTTGCTTTGTTGGTTTTTTGCTTCTTGGTTTTCTAATTAATTGTGCAATCGTTGGCATAGGCTAAATTATACAGCAGCAGGCTCAGCTTGTCCATGAAGAGCCGCTCTCTTTGGATCAATTGGAATTAGGCGGCCAATAATAACATTCTCTTTAAGTCCAAGTAAGCGATCTTTGCTTCCTTCTAGTGCTGACTCGGCCAAAACATCAGTTGTCTGTTCGAAAGATGCGCTAGATAGCCAGCTGTTTGTGTACAAAGCTCTCTTTGTGACTCCAAGTATAATTTGTCTTGCAGTTGCTGCTTCTCCGCCTGATGCGATAACTTTTTCAACTTCTTCTTCAAATGTTGATTTATCAGTAAGCTCTTCTGGCAAGAATCTGCTGTCTCCGCTTGTCAAAATGCGGACTGTATCACACATCTTGCGGACAATGATTTCAAAATGGCGATCATTAATTGAAATTCCCTGTGATTCATAAACTGCCTGTAATTCATTTACCAAATATTCTTGTGCTGCTCCAAGTCCTCGTACTTGTAATATTTCTTTAATATCAAGGTATCCGCTAGCTAGTTGTGTTCCTGCATCGATAAGTTGTCCATCCTCAACACTAATCTTGTTTGTCTTTGCGATAATATATTCTCGCTCTTCTTTTGGTTTGGTATTAACACTTGTGACTTTAACAACATTCCCGTCTTCGCTCTCTTTGATAGATACTTTTCCAGCTATTTCAGAAATTGGCGATACTGTTTTTGGAATACGAGATTCAAATAACTCTTCAACTCTTGGAAGTCCTTGTGTAACGTCAGCTCCAACAACTCCTCCGCTATGTTTGGTTCTAAGTGTAAGCTGAGTTCCAGGTTCTCCAATTGATTGTGCCGCAATAACTCCAATTGGCATTCCAAGTTCTACAACCTGTTTATTTGAAAGGTCCCATCCATAACACTTCTGGCAAACTCCAAATCTTGTCTTACATGTAAGAGGGGAACGAACTACAAATTCTGTAACATTTGCATCATCTGCCAGTTCTTTTGCTCGCTTTTCATCAATAAGTTCTCCGTTTGTATCAAATCTTCCAAAAATTCTCTTGTAGAAACTTCCTCCTCGTACTGATTTTTTAATAAGAATTCCGTCTTTTGTTCCGCAGTCTTCTTCACGAATTAATACATCATGAGTTACATCAACTAATCGACGTGTAAGATATCCTGCATCAGCTGTTTTCAAAGCTGTATCAGTAAGTCCTTTACGAGATCCGCGTCCTGATGCAACATATTCAAAAACTGAAAGCCCTTCTCTAAAGTTGCTTTTGACAGGAAGTTCAACGATTTTTCCAAGCGGATCAACGACCAAACCTCTCATTCCACCAAGCTGCTTAATCTGGTCACGGGAAGTGCGTCCCACTTTAGCATCAATAACTGTGCGAATTGGTGAATCAGCAGGTATTACATTCCAGGTTTTGTCAGCAATTTCTTCAGTTGTTTCAATCCAGATTTGTTGAATGCTTCTTTTCTTTTCTTCGTTTGTAATAAGACCTTGATGGAAACTTTTTTCAATTTCGTCGACTTTTTTATCTGCTTCCTTAATAATTTTTGCTTTTCCTTCAAATATTGCAGCATCCGACACCGCAAATGAAAGTCCTGAAATTGTTCCTCCAACAAATCCAAGGTTCTTAATATCATCAATAAGTTTTACAAGTCTCTCTTGAGATACTTTTGTATAAGCTTCAGTGACTAAATCTTTAATAATTCCAGAAGAAACGTTTTCGTTTACAAATCTAAATCCTTCTGGAAGTATTTCATTAAATAAAATGCGTCCAACAGTTGTTTCATTTACTTCATTATCAACTTTGACCTTGATTTGTTGTCTTAAAGCTACTTTTCCAATTTGATAAGCAAATATTGCTTCAGCTTTGTCAGCAAAAATTGTTTCAGAAGCTTTCATTCTTGTATCTAAACTTGTGAAATAATAAACTCCAAGCGCCATTTCCTTTGAAGCGGGCGTTGCAACAGGCGATCCGTCAGATGTCTTAAGTAAATTCTTATCAGACATCATAAGAGTCTTAGCTTCTTCGATTGCTTTCTTAGAAAGTGGGACATGTACTGCCATTTGATCTCCGTCAAAGTCAGCTCCAAACCCAGAACATACTGCTGGATGAAGTCTGATAGCGCTTCCT
The Patescibacteria group bacterium genome window above contains:
- the rpsG gene encoding 30S ribosomal protein S7; this translates as MRRQQARVRQLNPDPIYNDVLVSKLINRSMRDGKKSVAQTQIYKAFEIIKEQTKEDPMKIFHAAMENISPNMEVRPRRIGGAAYQVPMSVRGTRRETLAIRWLVTVARTKSNTEFHSFGEKMASELMDAYKGEGMAMKKKKDVENMAEANRAFAHFKW
- the rpsL gene encoding 30S ribosomal protein S12 produces the protein MPTIAQLIRKPRSKKPTKQKATSLKWWFNAKDRKFKRESSPFKRGVVLSVRTMTPKKPNSALRKVARVRLSNKQEVTAYIMGEGHELAEHAIVLVRGGRVKDLPGVKYHIVRGKNDTTGVVGRKTARSRYGTKREGGSANAKTASASATA
- the fusA gene encoding elongation factor G, whose translation is MSTTTDRNLPMEKIRNIGIIAHIDAGKTTTTETILFETGRVYKKGDVTDGTTATDWMPQERERGITIVSAAITTFWDPSERIKDFKSAVEGGKYRINIIDTPGHIDFTAEVERSLRVLDGAVMVFDGRTGVESQSETVWRQANKYNVPRVCILNKLNLIGADFEGSIKSIHERLGANASPINIPIGNEHELRGAVDLIKMKAYTYKGIEDKDLTEEEIPGDLMDKAKEFRTKLIEAVAEFDDEVLSKYLEGQELTEVEIKRAIRKGTVQGKFFPILGGDNRMATVQLLLDAVVEYLPSPNDVPPVKGINPKTGLEEERKPENSEPFSGLAFKVITDPHVGRLVYVRIYSGTLKPGDEVYNVTKSRGERIGKLVLMHADQRELINEAYAGEIVAVVGIKDTTTGDSITNPAHPLHLESITFPEPVVSLAIEPATKSDQEKMGIALSKLSDEDPTFHIKSNPETGQTIISGMGELQLEVLVDRMKREFNVVATTGAPQVAFKETIKKEGEGEGKYVRQTGGRGQYGHCLLRVEPKGRGEGFEFVNAIKGGAIPAEFIAPIEKGVKEKLENGILAGFPLVDIKVTVYDGSYHDVDSSEMAFKIAGSMAVEAACRKADMILLEPIVKVEVSTPAEFMGDIIGSLSSKRGQISGTEEKGMMTVINGTAPLMELSGYATQLRSISQGRASAYIEPSHYEEVPANITAQIVAKSGKAIN